A segment of the Desulfurococcus mucosus DSM 2162 genome:
CAGTTATTGTATCCCTCCCCTTTGCGACAATGTCCACGGGTGTCCTAGAGAGTTTCACCACTAGATTGCTCAGCCTATTGAGGAGCCTCCATATTGTTTCCTCTATTTCATCGCTGAGCAACGGCTCCTCCCTTATATCGTCCAGTGCCGGTGCTTCTATCTTATCGCTGAAGATATCTATTTCATCGAAAACGTCTTCCCCAATGACTCTTGCCAGCTCTATCCCTTTCTGGAGGGATATCATTAGCTCCCCCTTCTCATACATATAGATCGTCTTCCTGCTTACACCCAGCATTTCAGCTAGCTCACCCCTTGTGAGGCCTATTTCCTTCCTCTTCTCGTGTAGTCTGCTTGCAGAAAGCTTTAACAGGTAGTTTCCCTTAATGTTGACCACTATCGGCTTGTTGTTTCTGAGCAGATAGTTGTTGAGTAGCTCTGGTGTAACTATGTTAACGCCGTTTCTAACGTAGACCACGTCGTCTTCCAGCTTTCTCCCACCGTTCCTCTCAGCTACTATAAGTGTGCTTGAATTATATGCTACACCGGATTTCTTTAAATCATCCATCTCCATTCCCGAGAGATCCCTGAGGTCCCCTGAGATCTTCATGAAGACCCTTGTATCCCCTTTACATGCAACGATATCGATGCTCCTGGCTACATGTGGATACGACAATAGCTCTACCCTAAATCCAGCTCTCCTCAAAGTCCTCGAAACATCTTCGGCTATGTTCCCCGCGCCGGTCTCCCAGCGCAAAACAGACCCCAAATGTAGTGATATGTTAAAAAGAGGATTTAATATATTCAGGCGTGTTTAAGCTACTGTTTCCTCCGGTATGTTGCGTATATCATTGCATGGTCTCTATCATAGGGTTCCAGGTGCACGACGTCAACTATTTCAAAGCCCCTCTGCTTAAGCGTCTCTATCTCCCTCCGATATATCTCGCTGGGCTCCTTAGTTACATCGATGCTTCTGGCCTTCACCGCTAACAACAAGTAGCCGCCGTCCTTCAGGAATAGCGAGGCGTTGTCCGCCACGATGGATGCCTGCTCGGGCTGTGCTACGTCAGCGTAGAGCCCGTCAACGGTTTCCACCACGTGCCTGTATTCATGTGGCTTCCTGGCATCGCCCAGTATCGGGTATATGTTCCTCCTCACCTCGGCAACTAGCACCAGCTCCCTCATCACTCTCGGCGCGAACTCGACACCGTAGATCCTGCCCTTTAATCCAATTATGTCTGAGATATGGCTAGCCGTGGTGCCAGAGGCTATGCCAAGGTAGAGTATCCTATGGCCCTCCCTTATCGGCTGGTCGCTGAGGCCGTTGGCTAACGCGCCTGCAAGCTTACTCCTGTACAGGTTCCACTCCCTGTACTCCACGTCTCCAACCCTGTAGAGTTTCTCGCCGTAGACCCTGCGTCCCGGAACCAGGTTCCGTGTTGCAAGCTTCAGGCTTCCGTCCTCCAGCTCCACAACGTATACGCCGTAGTATTTCTCATGTGGTTTAACGGATAATGGTTGACTCATCTAGCTCACCTCCCACCCTTCTTCTTAAACTTGTGCGGGGGCTTCGGTTTCTTTTCCTCCTCTTTCCTGGGCGGCGGCTTGGGGTAGAGTTTCTTTATTTCCTCAACTCTCTCCTCGAATTCTTTCACAAGCTTATCTCCCACAAGCCTACCGCTGAAGTAGTCTACTTTAGCCGCTATAGAGAGCTTTGCTGCGAGAGCCCTCGCTATCTTCCCTCTCTGCCATCTAGGACTCTTATGTATGTGGGGATGCTGGAAGATCACTCCGTGCTTCGGCGGCTTCCCCCCGGTTCTAAGCGCCCTGAACAACGCCTTCTCCGCGCCTAGAACCTGGATCGTGCTAGCTGGCAGTTTGGCAAGCTTCTCAAGCCCCCCAGCGAGGCTTAACAGTCTCGCACCGAGCTTCGGGCCTACTAGGGCCGCTATGTTGGGGGCAACCTCCTTCATCACGGCGTCAATGTACTCGTCAAGGGTGTCGCGTAACCTGTAGAGATCCAGTATTATTCCAGCCAGCACCTTTATATAGTTCATGTCGAAGTCGCTTAAGTCGGCACCTATGCTGCTCCTAGCTGCGTCAGCGAGTTTCTCAGCCTTCTCCCTACCGTACCCTAGCTTCACCAGGTTCTCAACAGTATAGTTGGAGCGATCCCCTAGCTCATATACCAGCTTAGCGTACTCGGGGTGCTCCTTGACGAGCTCGTCTAGCTCGGGGAAGTGTATACTATACCATTCCCTCAGCCTTGCAACATAGAGGTTTATCGTTTTATCTATGTCGTCTATGGCTCTTATAGCTTGGACGGCCAATAGATCCCTCTTCTGAGCCTCCCTTCTCAGCTTCCTCCTCGTATACTCCAGCATTATCTCGTGTAGCTTATCGAAGAACTTCTCAGGTGAGTCAACGAATCCAACCTTCACTGCGAGCTCCTGTATACTGTCCCTTGCCTTAACGAATACAGCACCACCGGGGACGACTTCAGGCGTTAACCCATGTGCCGAAGCTATCTTGGCTGTCGCAAGGGATTCAACAACTACGTTGGCTACGCCTAGCTCTTTCAGTTTACCTAGTACCTCAGAGTGCTGTGGCGTAGACTCCCCCCGCTCTATGTTCAGCAGGTATTCCACCGTGTCGTCAACGCTCTCAGGAGACCTGGCGTAGACTAGTATAGAGCCTTCATCGTTTAAAGCGATCACTCCTATCACGCTTTCAACAATATATGCCTTACCCATCACCTAACACCCAATCCAACTAACTCCAGGGTCGGCCAACCCTCCCCTTGCCCCGAGGCATGGTTTAACCCATGCTGTCTCGGAGCCTGCCGTCTGCCCTCCACGGCCTCCGCCTCACCTATGGTTCACCGGCGGCTGTCGAGCCCGACGGCGCAGGCTCCCATCAATGCTCAAGGCTTTAAAAATGTCTCCGACACCTATAAACTTTTCCAGTAGCATTTAAACCGGTTGGCTGCCCTGCTAGTTGTAGACGCGTGTAGGGTCAGCCGTTATTTGAGCTGGTTGCCGGCCGGTGGAACCATATTTAAATATCCCTGAAGCATTACTCTACTGCTAGGTGATTGATGAAATGCCCAGCCACGGCTCGTTAACGAAGGCGGGAAAAGTCAGGAGCCAGACCCCGAAGATCCCGCCTAAGCCTAAGAAGAATAAGCCTCCCAGGGTCAGGAACAAGTGGGAGTATGTTAGAAGAGTGGAAAACCCGCCTAAGGAGGCTGCTTGAAAACCCTTAGGGTTTTCCCAAGTGGCAGCTTAAACCGGCTTCCTTCATGATTCAATAAGGTTTTGGCAACGGGAAAACTACTCGAGATCCAGGTGCTTGCCAAGCTTCCTACTAAGCTTCACCAGCATATCCTTAACCATTGCTTCGAAACCCCAGTCAGGCCTCCAACCCCATTCTTCTCTCGCAACAGAGTCATCCAGTGACTTAGGCCATGAATCGGCTATGGCCTGCCTGAAGTCGGGCTCGTACTCTACTTCGAAGCTGGGTATGTATTTCCTGATCTCATTGGCCAGCTGCTCCGGCGTGAAGCTGAATGCGGCCACATTGTATCCCACCATGAGTTTAAGCCTGGATCTATCAGCCTCCATTAACTGTATCGCCGCCTTCACCGCGTCAGGCATATACATCATTGGAAGCATTGTATCCTTTCTCAGATAGCACTTGTACTTCTTGCCCTCAAGCGCATAGTAGAATATTTCAACAGCGTAATCCGTGGTGCCGCCTCCTGGAAGGGCTTCACTGCTTATTATACCGGGGTACCTGACCCCCCTCACATCGACACCGTACTTCAGGAAGTAGTATCTCCCAAGTAGCTCTCCAGCGTATTTCGTTATACCGTACATGGTAGTTGGATCCATCACAGTGTACTGTGGTGTGTTATACTTGGGTGCGCTGGGACCGAAGGCCGCTATAGAGCTAGGCCAAAACACCTTTATACCGTGCTCCCTGGCAGCCTCGAGCACATTGATTAATCCATCCATGTTGACCCTCCATGCCAGCATCGGGTTTCTCTCCCCGGCCGCTGAGAGTATGGCGGCTAAGTGATATATCGTGTCCACATTGTATCTTTCAATGACTTTTTCAAGGGAACCCTTATCCAGGACGTCTACTTGCTCGACCGGTCCATCCAGTAACTCAGGTGCCTCGGGTTTCCTCGAGTGGTAGCCTGCTACAACATTGTACTTGCCATACCTATCTCTGAGGGCTGGCACAAGAGCCGAACCTATCTGGCCTGTCGACCCCAATACGAGTACCCGGGGCATGCCTCCATCACTCTCCATGCTTACACTATGCCCAGTCTCCTGCCATGCTTCTCATATGCTGCGAGAGCCTTGTCGAGGTCATCCCTCGTGTGGCCAGCGTTGACCTGGTTTCTTATCCTCTCCGTACCCCTAGCCACCATCGGGTACACTATTGGCACAACGAAGACTCCCTCATCGAAGAGAGACCTCGCAAGCTCACGCGTCTTCTTGGTGTCACCAATGATGACCGGTACTATTGGTGTCTGACTCTTCCCGGTGTTGAAGCCTATGCCCTCAAGCCCCTTCTTGAAGTACTCCCTGTTCTCCCACAGCCTCCTTATCCTCTCCCGTCCCTCATCACTCATAACGATCTCCAAGGCCTTCAAGTTGGCTGCTGCCACTGCCGGTGGGAAACCAGTGCTGAGCAACCATGATCTAGCCCTGTTCCTAATGTACTCTATAACCTCGTGGTCTGAGCCTATCATTCCCCCTGAGGAACCCAGGGCCTTAGAGAACGTGCCCACGTGGAAGTCTACTTCCTCCTCCACCCCTAGGTGTGCTGGGCTCCCACGTCCCTCGCCGAGCACTCCTTCACCATGCGCGTCGTCAACGTAAAGCATTGCATTGTACTCCCTAGCCAGCTTAGCTATCTCCCTCAACGGCGCTATGTCTCCATCCATTGAGAACACTCCATCGGTAACTATGAGTATCTTCTTGTATTTCCCGTGAACCTGCCTGAGTTTATCCTCTAAATCGGATGGGTCACAGTGCTTGTATATTACTTTCTCGGCTCTTGAAAGCCTTATTCCATCGATAATGCTTCCATGGTTCAACTCATCCGACAATATGACGTCTCCCTGCTCCACTATTGCTGGAATAGTTCCGGCGTTAACTGCGAAACCCGTGGGGAAAACCAGTGCTGCCTCAGTTCTCTTGAACTCCGCTATCTTCCTGTGCAGTGCATCCAGTATTTCATGGTACCCGGCTATAGCCCAGACCGCTCCAGGCCCCCAGCCGTACTTCTCCATTGCTTCGACAGCCGCCTGCTTAAGCCTGGGGTCGTTGGCCAGGTTGAGATAATTGTTCGACGCCAGCACCACTACTTCTCGTCCATCCACTACTGCACGCGGCCCAGCTGGACTCATTAATCTCTTTATCTCCCATATCTCTCCTCTTTCAATCAGCTCCTTGAGCTTTAACCCATAGTACTCCTTTACCCAGGGCCTCACCATACGTATACCACCATAGACATATTTATGGTATCTACGCATAATTATTTATATCTTCGCATCCCCAGCGAGCAAGCTTAGCTCTCACCTATATTAGGCGAGCACACTATATTCCCTCACACGGTGGTTTCATGGAGCTATACTACGGGTACAGCGGTAATGTAGCAGTAGCATTGAAG
Coding sequences within it:
- a CDS encoding helix-turn-helix domain-containing protein translates to MRWETGAGNIAEDVSRTLRRAGFRVELLSYPHVARSIDIVACKGDTRVFMKISGDLRDLSGMEMDDLKKSGVAYNSSTLIVAERNGGRKLEDDVVYVRNGVNIVTPELLNNYLLRNNKPIVVNIKGNYLLKLSASRLHEKRKEIGLTRGELAEMLGVSRKTIYMYEKGELMISLQKGIELARVIGEDVFDEIDIFSDKIEAPALDDIREEPLLSDEIEETIWRLLNRLSNLVVKLSRTPVDIVAKGRDTITVTRLDGVEEKAEKLENAEKIARTTGSRLVTIETKSDLKSLRSE
- a CDS encoding aminotransferase class I/II-fold pyridoxal phosphate-dependent enzyme — protein: MVRPWVKEYYGLKLKELIERGEIWEIKRLMSPAGPRAVVDGREVVVLASNNYLNLANDPRLKQAAVEAMEKYGWGPGAVWAIAGYHEILDALHRKIAEFKRTEAALVFPTGFAVNAGTIPAIVEQGDVILSDELNHGSIIDGIRLSRAEKVIYKHCDPSDLEDKLRQVHGKYKKILIVTDGVFSMDGDIAPLREIAKLAREYNAMLYVDDAHGEGVLGEGRGSPAHLGVEEEVDFHVGTFSKALGSSGGMIGSDHEVIEYIRNRARSWLLSTGFPPAVAAANLKALEIVMSDEGRERIRRLWENREYFKKGLEGIGFNTGKSQTPIVPVIIGDTKKTRELARSLFDEGVFVVPIVYPMVARGTERIRNQVNAGHTRDDLDKALAAYEKHGRRLGIV
- a CDS encoding 30S ribosomal protein S30e translates to MPSHGSLTKAGKVRSQTPKIPPKPKKNKPPRVRNKWEYVRRVENPPKEAA
- a CDS encoding NAD-dependent epimerase/dehydratase family protein is translated as MPRVLVLGSTGQIGSALVPALRDRYGKYNVVAGYHSRKPEAPELLDGPVEQVDVLDKGSLEKVIERYNVDTIYHLAAILSAAGERNPMLAWRVNMDGLINVLEAAREHGIKVFWPSSIAAFGPSAPKYNTPQYTVMDPTTMYGITKYAGELLGRYYFLKYGVDVRGVRYPGIISSEALPGGGTTDYAVEIFYYALEGKKYKCYLRKDTMLPMMYMPDAVKAAIQLMEADRSRLKLMVGYNVAAFSFTPEQLANEIRKYIPSFEVEYEPDFRQAIADSWPKSLDDSVAREEWGWRPDWGFEAMVKDMLVKLSRKLGKHLDLE
- a CDS encoding rRNA biogenesis protein Nop56/Nop58 (functions along with aFIB and aL7a; guides 2'-O-methylation of ribose to specific sites in RNAs), whose translation is MGKAYIVESVIGVIALNDEGSILVYARSPESVDDTVEYLLNIERGESTPQHSEVLGKLKELGVANVVVESLATAKIASAHGLTPEVVPGGAVFVKARDSIQELAVKVGFVDSPEKFFDKLHEIMLEYTRRKLRREAQKRDLLAVQAIRAIDDIDKTINLYVARLREWYSIHFPELDELVKEHPEYAKLVYELGDRSNYTVENLVKLGYGREKAEKLADAARSSIGADLSDFDMNYIKVLAGIILDLYRLRDTLDEYIDAVMKEVAPNIAALVGPKLGARLLSLAGGLEKLAKLPASTIQVLGAEKALFRALRTGGKPPKHGVIFQHPHIHKSPRWQRGKIARALAAKLSIAAKVDYFSGRLVGDKLVKEFEERVEEIKKLYPKPPPRKEEEKKPKPPHKFKKKGGR
- a CDS encoding fibrillarin-like rRNA/tRNA 2'-O-methyltransferase; this translates as MSQPLSVKPHEKYYGVYVVELEDGSLKLATRNLVPGRRVYGEKLYRVGDVEYREWNLYRSKLAGALANGLSDQPIREGHRILYLGIASGTTASHISDIIGLKGRIYGVEFAPRVMRELVLVAEVRRNIYPILGDARKPHEYRHVVETVDGLYADVAQPEQASIVADNASLFLKDGGYLLLAVKARSIDVTKEPSEIYRREIETLKQRGFEIVDVVHLEPYDRDHAMIYATYRRKQ